TTGATAATATGAAACATTTGAATCTCAATTTTAAGATTGTAGCCAAAGATATGGATTTTATTATCGGTAAATCGAGTGTGGAGCCGATAGATGATATATCATTACTCGATATGAATTATAATATAGATAAGCTGACGAATAAAGTACTTAAACGTTCTTTTGATATAATTCTCTCCTTTCCGCTTCTGATACTGTTATTCCCATTTGCTATGATTTATACATTAGCGACAGGATTATCATTCAAGAAAATGAAATTTAATACTTATGACGGGCATAAAAAGGGTGTGATATTTCTCTCTGATGGGGTTATTAAAAAGAGAAATCGATTGGCTGGTTATCCTTTACTTTATCACGTCTTCTTAGGTAATTTAAGTTTTGTGGGTTCCGAAATACTGTTTGAATCGTCTTCAGAAGAGATGATACGATTCAAACCCGGATTGACAAGTTTAACAGAAATTATGAGGCGGCAAGAGTCAAACAGTGAAGAATACGCACGATATGAACACTATTATCTTCGTAATCAGTCTATCCGTCTCGATATAGAAATTCTCATCAAAGATTTATTTCACTTATAGGAGCGGATTTGCCAAAATTTTTATACGATTTTGAGAAACCCATTGTTGAAATGGACGATGAGATTGCGGAGCTCGAATCGAGAACTATGGTATCCGGTTCAGAGGTCGGCGATGAAGTGAAAAAAATGCGGGCAAAAAGAACTCGCTTAATTAAAGAAACATATGCCAAATTAACACGCTGGCAAAAAGTTCTTCTGGCAAGACATCCCGACAGACCGTACACCCTCGATTATATTGATATGATCTGTGATAGCTTCACCGAACTGCACGGCGACAGACTCTTTGGGGATGATGCCGCGATGGTAACCGGACTTGCGGAAATTGGCGGTCATAACATTTTATTGGTAGGCCATCAAAAAGGAAAAGGCACGCGGGAAAATATAAAAAGAAATTTTGGAATGGCTCATCCTGAGGGATATAGAAAAGCGTTACGGATAATGAAACTTGCTGAGAAATTTAATAGACCAATAGTTTCGCTTATAGATACTCCGGGTGCGTTTCCCGGCTTGGGCGCTGAAGAGAGAGGACAGGCTGAAGCAATAGCGAGGAATCTTTTGGAAATGAGCAAGCTGACTGTCCCGGTTCTGATAATCATAATAGGTGAGGGCGCAAGCGGAGGCGCATTAGGAATTGGAATTGGTGACCGGGTCCTGATGATGGAACATACCTGGTACAGCGTTATATCGCCCGAAGGATGCGCGTCAATCCTCTTTAGGGACTCGTCAAAAGCGCCTGAAGCCGCAGAAGCGCTTAAACTTACGCCAAATGATTTACTCAAGCTAGGTATCATAGATGGAATAATTGAAGAACCTGACGGAGGAGCGCATCGGAGTCCGGAAGCCGCCGCAAAGAGTTTAAAAAAGGCTATCTTAACAAACGTCAGAGAATTAGGTAATCTTCCGGTCGATATTCTGCTTGAAAACAGAATAGCAAAGTATTCGAATATAGGCGTTTGGATAGATAAATAACTTAAGTCCGTTAATCTCAACGATTATATATTCTTAGTAAAGACCTATCATAATGATTTCAGAC
This window of the Candidatus Neomarinimicrobiota bacterium genome carries:
- a CDS encoding acetyl-CoA carboxylase carboxyltransferase subunit alpha codes for the protein MPKFLYDFEKPIVEMDDEIAELESRTMVSGSEVGDEVKKMRAKRTRLIKETYAKLTRWQKVLLARHPDRPYTLDYIDMICDSFTELHGDRLFGDDAAMVTGLAEIGGHNILLVGHQKGKGTRENIKRNFGMAHPEGYRKALRIMKLAEKFNRPIVSLIDTPGAFPGLGAEERGQAEAIARNLLEMSKLTVPVLIIIIGEGASGGALGIGIGDRVLMMEHTWYSVISPEGCASILFRDSSKAPEAAEALKLTPNDLLKLGIIDGIIEEPDGGAHRSPEAAAKSLKKAILTNVRELGNLPVDILLENRIAKYSNIGVWIDK